One genomic segment of Labilithrix sp. includes these proteins:
- a CDS encoding HNH endonuclease: protein FVSADGERCPAREWLEVDHRQPRALGGAGTIENVRILCRAHNRLAAEQAFGVEHVARKIEEARAARAAAEPSAPPNLIGRPASTTSPHSPTSTPPATQAVARGPVAANTGVATLAHDVDASVGSAASAAANAGVASATDASVVGSATLVAANAGVASATDASVVGSATLVAGGGDGPGDDKVDPRRRGSLGAFAPVPHDDRTPREVVRFALVRLGFRDRDVGTALARLPSTVWSEPLDVAVRAALRLLT from the coding sequence CTTCGTCAGCGCGGACGGCGAGCGCTGTCCGGCGCGAGAGTGGCTCGAGGTCGATCATCGCCAGCCGCGCGCGCTCGGCGGCGCCGGCACGATCGAGAACGTCCGTATCCTCTGTCGCGCACACAATCGACTCGCCGCAGAGCAAGCCTTCGGCGTCGAGCACGTCGCGCGCAAGATCGAGGAAGCACGTGCCGCGCGCGCCGCCGCCGAACCCAGCGCGCCCCCGAACCTGATCGGCCGGCCAGCCAGCACGACGTCGCCGCACTCTCCGACGTCGACGCCCCCGGCAACGCAGGCGGTCGCGCGCGGTCCAGTGGCTGCGAATACGGGGGTCGCCACGCTTGCCCACGACGTGGACGCGAGCGTCGGTTCGGCGGCGTCGGCGGCCGCGAATGCGGGCGTCGCCAGTGCGACGGACGCGAGCGTTGTCGGGTCCGCGACGCTGGTGGCCGCGAATGCGGGCGTCGCCAGTGCGACGGACGCGAGCGTCGTCGGGTCCGCGACGCTGGTGGCCGGGGGCGGGGATGGTCCGGGCGACGACAAGGTCGATCCGCGCCGTCGCGGATCGCTTGGTGCGTTCGCGCCGGTGCCGCACGACGACCGGACGCCGCGCGAGGTCGTCCGCTTCGCGCTCGTCCGCCTTGGGTTTCGCGACCGAGACGTCGGCACCGCGCTCGCGCGACTGCCCTCGACCGTGTGGTCGGAGCCGCTCGACGTCGCCGTGCGCGCCGCGCTCCGCCTGCTCACGTAG